In Paludibaculum fermentans, the genomic stretch GTGATCCTGGTCCGCCGAGAAGGCTCGCACCTGAAGCCGATGACGGAACGGCCCGACGTGGTGGAAGAACACGACACACCCGCGTTCCGGGCTGCCTTGCGGGAGATGATCCGCAAGCACCAGCCGGCGATCGTACAACTGGAGTTCACCCAGATGGCGTTGTATGCCCCCGACTGCGGCTCCGTCCCCAGCATCCTGGTGGAGCACGACGTCACCGTGGATCTCTACATGCAACTGCTGCGCGAACACGCCGATTGGGAGATGGCCCAGCAACTGGAGCGCTGGCAGCGCTTCGAGCGCCAGGCATGGCGTGATGTCACGTGCGTCGTGACGATGTCGGAGAAAGACCGCAGCGTGGTGGAAGGCGCGCGCCGCGTGCAGGTGCTGCCGAACGGCGTCGACCTCCAGAGGTTCCAGCCGTCCGCGCAGGAGCCCGAACCGGGCCGCATCCTCTTCATCGGTTCGTTCGCCCACCTGCCCAACCTGATGGCGCTCGACTTCTTTCTGAGAGAGTCGTGGCCCGCCCTGGAGGCCGCCGGCGCAACGCTCCACGTCATCAGCGGAGCCCGGGCGGAGCATTACCAGGAACTGCACCAGGACCGCGTCAAACTCGATCTGAACCGGCCGGGCATCGAGGTGGAAGGCTTCGTCAGCGACGTCCGCCAGGCGTACAATCGAGCCTCCGTCGTAATCGCCCCACTGCTGGCCAGCGCCGGCACCAACATCAAGATCATGGAGGCCATGGCGATGGCGAAGGCGGTCGTGTCGACGCCGGCCGGCATCAATGGCCTCGATCTCAATCCGGGCCAGGATGTACTGGTGGTTCAAAGTGGAGCGGAAATGGCTGAGGCCGTCAAAACCCTGCTGCTTGATCCTGAACAGCGCCGCCGGATCGAGGGCGCCGCCCGCCGCACCGTGGAGGCCCACTACAGTTGGGACGCCGTGGCCGCGGCGCAAGCCGACCTCTACCGCTCCCTGATGCGGCGGCACTAGCGCGGATAGCCCGCGCTGGCCTTGATCTCCTGGATCTGCAGAATGTGCCGCTGCGAGTGAACCGAGATCATCAGGAACCACTGGTACAGATCGGTTCCGCTCTTCTGGATCTCCCGCCCGCGCAGATCCTCCTGCGTGGACTTGGCCGTCGACAGCATCTCCGCGCGCAGCTTGAGGAACTGGTCCAGGCCCTTCTTCCCATCCTTCAACTCGCCCTTGGACTCGCGCGCCGCCGCGGTCTTGTTGCGCTCCGTGCGGTCGATTCCGTACCAAAGCGTTTCCTCATCGGGATGCTTCGGCCGGACAAAGGCGCCGGCGGGCTGCTTGAGGCAATCCTGGACCCACTGCCAGTACTGCGGCTCAGCGATGGTGAGGTGTTCCACCACGTCGAGGATGCTCCACTTGTCCGGAGCCGCCTTGAACGCCAGTTGGGCCGGAGTGAGTCCCGTCACCTCCTGCGTCAGCCAGCGGTTGGTCATCTCGAAGTGGGCGACCAGCCGTTCACGTTCCATTGCGGGCATGGGCCCCGCCACGGAAGCGCCAGCAAGTAAAGTGGAGAGCGCCAGCGCGGCAAGCGCGCCCGGGCGGCGGACCGGCGGGAAGCATGCAGTCATACTGCCCGGATTGGACGGCCTCGCCGCGGGTTCGTTTGGTGGTTCTAGCCCGGCAACGTCTCCAGCACGCGGTCGATGTCAGCCGGAGAGATATAGAAGTGCGGCGACATACGAACCCAACCCTGGCGGGGCGCCGTGATGACACCGTTCGCCTTCAGGTGGGCGTGCGTGGTCCGGGCGTCGACTCCTGATTTGCGGATGCTGACGATGCCGGCACCGGTGGCGGGTGTCCGCTCGCCCAACACCTCGTAGCCCTTGCGGCGTGCGCCTTCGGCCAGTTGGTCACCCAGGCTTTGCACGTGCGGTGCAATACGATTAACCCCAACCTCCAGAACGAGTTCCGTGGACTTCCAGAGGCCGAAGCAGCCGACCGTGTTCAGCGTCCCGCACTCATACCGGCCCGCATCCTTGCGGACGGTCATGTCCCGCGAGGAGTAGTCCGCGAAGCCGGCGACCGTAGTCCAGCCGAACTCCACCGGCTCGATCCGGTCCTGCCAATCCTGCTGCACGTAGAGGACCCCATTGCCTTCCGGACCCAGCAGCCACTTGTGACCATCGGCGGCCAGCGCCTGGATGTTCATCTTGCGGACGTCCAGCGGGAAGGCGCCCAATCCCTGGATAGCGTCGACGAAGAAGAACACGCCGTGGCGGCGGCAGATCTGCCCAATCGCCTCGAGGTCGGCCCGGTAGCCGCTCAGGTACTGGACAAAGCTGGTGGCCAGCAGCTTGGCTCCGCGCGCCGCGGCTTCGATCTTGTCCAGCGGATCGAGGTAGGACAGCCACTGCACGGTGACGCCGCGCCACTGCTCCAACTTCTTCCATATGTAGAGGTTGGCGGGAAACTCCTCCTGGAAGGCGACGATCTTGTCGCCCGGTTTCCAGTCGAGCCCCAGCGCCACGGTGGCAATGCCTTCGCTGGTGTTTTTGACTATGGCGATCTCGGCCGGATCGGCGTTGATCAGCTTCGCGGTGACTGCCCGCAACCCGTCGTAGGAGGCCAGCCACTTGTCGTAGTGCAGCGACCCGAAGTTCATGCCGTCGTCCGCGAGCCACTTCATGGCGTCCGAAGCCCGGCGCGCCAGCGGAGCTACCGCGGCATGGTTCAGGTAGACTAAGTTGTCTGTGACCGGAAATTCCGACCGGTATTGGGCCCAGATTTCCTGCGACCCTAAATCTATGTAACCCATCAACTCTACTGTACGTTAGTCTGGATGAGGGGATCGACTATGATCAGGCGCCTTCCGTTCACTTTGCCCGTACTGCTGGGCCTCATTGTGCCCACGGTGTGGGCCGACCCGCCCAAGACCGACGACACGAAGACCGATACCACTCAGGCCGACGCCAAGAAACCCGCTAACAAGAACAAAAAGAAGGACCCTGACGCCATCGGTGACCGCGATGTCGGCAAGGGCATGAACTGGTATTCGATCGAAAAAGAGATCGCCATGGGCAAGCAGTACGCCATGGAAATCGAGCGCCAGGCCAAAATCGTCGACGACCCCGTGATCGCCGAGTATGTGAACCGTGTCGGCCAGAACCTTGTCCGGAACTCCGATTGTAAGGTTCCAGTGACGATTAAGGTGATCGATACGGACGAACCCAATGCGATGGCGCTGCCCGGCGGCTTCTTCTTCGTGAACACGGGTCTAATCACCCTCGCGGAGAACGAGAGCGAGATCGCCGGCGTCATGGGCCATGAGATCGCGCACATCGCCGCCCGGCACGGCACGAAGCAGGCCACCCGCGGCCAACTGGTGAACCTGGCGACCATCCCGCTCATTTTCATGGGCGGCTGGACCGGCTACGGCATCCGCCAGGCCGTTTCCCTGGCCATCCCCCTGGGCTTCCTGCAGTTCTCGCGCGCCTTCGAATCCGAGGCTGACATGCTCGGCCTGCAGTATATGTACAAGGCAGGCTACGACCCCAACGGTTTCGTGGACTTCTTCGAACGCCTTGAGTCGTTGAACAAACGCAAACCCGGCGCCGTTTCCAAGATCTTCAGCTCGCACCCGCCCACCGGCGACCGCATTGTCACCGCACAGAAGAACATCTCCGACCTTCTCAAGGAGAAGCCGGAATACGTGGTCACGACCTCCGAATTTGAGGATGTGAAGACCCGCCTGATGTCGATGAACAACCGGCGCCGCGTTGGTTCAACGCCCGAGGACGCGAACCGTCCGACCCTCCGGAAGGCGCCCGGCAGCGGCACCGATCCGATCGACGGCGACGGCAGCGACAAGAAGCCGACCAAGGAAGAATCCGACGAGCGCCCCACCCTCAAGCGCCGCAACTAACCAGGTTTTCCGCCGCTCCCGCGAAGAACGCCATGCCCACCCGGGCGTGGCGTTTTTCTTTTACGTGGGCCTCAATCCCCAGTTTGCGATAGACAAACCCGAATGGCGCGCGGGGGTCGTTTCGCGCATCAATAGAAGTATATGGGTACCGGGGATGGCAATTTACCTCACATCGTGATTGTTGGCGGCGGCTTCGGCGGTCTCGCCGCGGCCCGCTCTTTGCGCCACCTGAACGTCCGCATCACGCTCGTCGACAGAAAGAATCATCATTTGTTCCAGCCGCTGCTCTATCAGGTAGCAACGGCGATGCTAATGCCCGGACAGATCGCCGCACCGATCCGGCAGGTCCTCAAAAACGACCGGCATACGACCGTACTCCTGGGTGAAGTATCGGGCGTCGATGCCGCGGCTCACACCTTAACCGTGGAAACACCGGAGCGCGAACCGCTCCACCTCCACTACGACTTCCTGGTGCTGGCCACCGGAGTCCAACACAGCTACTTCGGCCACGACGAGTTCGAACAGTATGCGCCGGGCATGAAGACGATGGCCGACGCGACCAAGGTTCGGAACAAGGTTCTCTCCGCCTTCGAGGCGGCGGAACATGAAACCGACCCCGCCCTGCGCTCTGCCCTGCTGACATTCGTCCTGGTAGGCGGCGGCCCCACGGGTGTCGAAATGGCAGGAGCCATCGCCGAACTGGCGCGCATGAGCATGAAGTCCGACTTCCGGCGCATCGATCCCCAGGACACGAAGATTCTGCTCGTGGAAGCTTCGCCGCGCGTACTGGGCGGCTTCGATCCGTCGCTCTCAGAAAAGGTGACGCAGCGGCTGACGCACATGGGCGTCCAGGTGCTCACCGGCCACCCCGTGGAGCAGATCGACGACTCGGGCGTCACGGTAGGCGGCGAACACATCGCCAGCAGGACGGTCATCTGGACCGCGGGCGTCACGCCCTCGCCGGTAGCCCGCTGGCTGGGTTGTCCGGCCGATCGGGCCGGCCGGGTGAAGGTCCGTTACGACCTCAGCGTACCCGGGGCACCCGAGATCTTCGTGATCGGCGACGTCGCCAACTACGAGCAGGAAGGCAAGCCCCTGCCCGGCGTCGCGCAGGTGGCGATGCAGATGGGCGCGCACGTCGCGCGGGTGATGGAAGCGCGGCTGATGAACGATGCTCCACCTCCGCCGTTCCACTATGTGAACAAGGGCAATATGGCCGTGGTCGGCCGCAACTACGCCATCCTGGAGCGCGGCAACCTGAAGCTGACCGGTTATGTGGCCTGGCTGGCGTGGTCGTTGATTCACGTCCTCTTCCTGGCGCTGCCGAATCTCAGGGTGAGTGTGTTCCTGCAGTGGGTCTGGTCGTACTTCACTGAGCAGCGCGGCTCGCGGCTCATCGTCGAGCCGGAAATTTCCTCAAGCCCCGCTGAGACTGTCCGATCTGCCTCTTGAGGCAGATCAAATGCACATCCTTTTGCTCGCGTTGGCGTTGACCAGCGGTTCTCCTGATTGGAACCAGCCCTC encodes the following:
- a CDS encoding NAD(P)/FAD-dependent oxidoreductase, whose amino-acid sequence is MGTGDGNLPHIVIVGGGFGGLAAARSLRHLNVRITLVDRKNHHLFQPLLYQVATAMLMPGQIAAPIRQVLKNDRHTTVLLGEVSGVDAAAHTLTVETPEREPLHLHYDFLVLATGVQHSYFGHDEFEQYAPGMKTMADATKVRNKVLSAFEAAEHETDPALRSALLTFVLVGGGPTGVEMAGAIAELARMSMKSDFRRIDPQDTKILLVEASPRVLGGFDPSLSEKVTQRLTHMGVQVLTGHPVEQIDDSGVTVGGEHIASRTVIWTAGVTPSPVARWLGCPADRAGRVKVRYDLSVPGAPEIFVIGDVANYEQEGKPLPGVAQVAMQMGAHVARVMEARLMNDAPPPPFHYVNKGNMAVVGRNYAILERGNLKLTGYVAWLAWSLIHVLFLALPNLRVSVFLQWVWSYFTEQRGSRLIVEPEISSSPAETVRSAS
- a CDS encoding aminotransferase class V-fold PLP-dependent enzyme, encoding MGYIDLGSQEIWAQYRSEFPVTDNLVYLNHAAVAPLARRASDAMKWLADDGMNFGSLHYDKWLASYDGLRAVTAKLINADPAEIAIVKNTSEGIATVALGLDWKPGDKIVAFQEEFPANLYIWKKLEQWRGVTVQWLSYLDPLDKIEAAARGAKLLATSFVQYLSGYRADLEAIGQICRRHGVFFFVDAIQGLGAFPLDVRKMNIQALAADGHKWLLGPEGNGVLYVQQDWQDRIEPVEFGWTTVAGFADYSSRDMTVRKDAGRYECGTLNTVGCFGLWKSTELVLEVGVNRIAPHVQSLGDQLAEGARRKGYEVLGERTPATGAGIVSIRKSGVDARTTHAHLKANGVITAPRQGWVRMSPHFYISPADIDRVLETLPG
- a CDS encoding M48 family metallopeptidase translates to MIRRLPFTLPVLLGLIVPTVWADPPKTDDTKTDTTQADAKKPANKNKKKDPDAIGDRDVGKGMNWYSIEKEIAMGKQYAMEIERQAKIVDDPVIAEYVNRVGQNLVRNSDCKVPVTIKVIDTDEPNAMALPGGFFFVNTGLITLAENESEIAGVMGHEIAHIAARHGTKQATRGQLVNLATIPLIFMGGWTGYGIRQAVSLAIPLGFLQFSRAFESEADMLGLQYMYKAGYDPNGFVDFFERLESLNKRKPGAVSKIFSSHPPTGDRIVTAQKNISDLLKEKPEYVVTTSEFEDVKTRLMSMNNRRRVGSTPEDANRPTLRKAPGSGTDPIDGDGSDKKPTKEESDERPTLKRRN
- a CDS encoding DinB family protein, yielding MPAMERERLVAHFEMTNRWLTQEVTGLTPAQLAFKAAPDKWSILDVVEHLTIAEPQYWQWVQDCLKQPAGAFVRPKHPDEETLWYGIDRTERNKTAAARESKGELKDGKKGLDQFLKLRAEMLSTAKSTQEDLRGREIQKSGTDLYQWFLMISVHSQRHILQIQEIKASAGYPR